The proteins below are encoded in one region of Chelonia mydas isolate rCheMyd1 chromosome 11, rCheMyd1.pri.v2, whole genome shotgun sequence:
- the LOC119567409 gene encoding putative methyltransferase DDB_G0268948 isoform X1 — translation MAVRLFEARHHAALYQKYRFSPSENLQSLIFSYLEEKTCLFSPQKVDPIRLAVDVGCGSGQSTRVLAAHFEKVVGTDISEAQIEAAKQAASFPNVSYHVCPAEELPFEDGSVDFITAFTAAHWFDMPRFMKEVDRVLRPHGCVALSTYTTDFSMHYKDCSERLMEILTETRDLLLEYADEKVKLVFAEYKEVFESVPFQDKRRVTQILDKIPMSVAGVTGFFQSSTMYQAFLRSDPETAKSLLQKTEQRFLDTMGVCSNETQVEIGIRSVSVLGCKGP, via the exons ATGGCTGTGCGTTTGTTTGAGGCACGACATCATGCAGCTTTGTATCAGAAATACAGATTCTCTCCCTCTGAAAATCTCCAAAGTCTCATCTTCTCCTACTTGGAAGAAAAG ACGTGTCTGTTCTCTCCTCAGAAAGTAGACCCCATTCGGCTGGCAGTGGATGTTGGCTGCGGGTCAGGACAAAGCACTCGCGTACTTGCAGCTCATTTTGAGAAGGTGGTTGGAACAGACATCAGTGAAGCTCAAATCGAGGCAGCCAAACAAGCTGCCTCCTTCCCAAATGTTTCTTACCA TGTGTGCCCTGCAGAGGAGCTGCCATTTGAGGATGGTTCCGTGGACTTCATTACTGCTTTTACAGCTGCCCACTGGTTTGATATGCCGAGGTTCATGAAAGAAGTGGATCGAGTTCTCAGGCCACATGGCTGTGTCGCCCTTAGCACCTACACTACAGACTTCAGTATGCACTATAAAGACTGCTCGGAAAGGCTTATGGAAATCCTCACTGAG ACCCGGGACCTGCTTCTTGAATATGCAGATGAAAAAGTAAAACTTGTCTTTGCAGAGTATAAAGAGGTGTTTGAGTCTGTGCCTTTTCAGGACAAGCGGAG AGTTACCCAGATCTTAGACAAAATTCCCATGTCTGTTGCGGGAGTAACTGGGTTTTTCCAGTCCTCCACCATGTATCAAGCCTTTCTGAGGAGCGACCCTGAAACAGCAAAATCCCTCCTCCAAAAAACTGAACAAAG GTTCCTGGACACCATGGGAGTTTGCTCTAATGAAACCCAGGTAGAGATTGGGATAAGGAGTGTTTCTGTTCTAGGCTGCAAGGGGCCATGA
- the LOC119567409 gene encoding putative methyltransferase DDB_G0268948 isoform X2, whose product MAVRLFEARHHAALYQKYRFSPSENLQSLIFSYLEEKKVDPIRLAVDVGCGSGQSTRVLAAHFEKVVGTDISEAQIEAAKQAASFPNVSYHVCPAEELPFEDGSVDFITAFTAAHWFDMPRFMKEVDRVLRPHGCVALSTYTTDFSMHYKDCSERLMEILTETRDLLLEYADEKVKLVFAEYKEVFESVPFQDKRRVTQILDKIPMSVAGVTGFFQSSTMYQAFLRSDPETAKSLLQKTEQRFLDTMGVCSNETQVEIGIRSVSVLGCKGP is encoded by the exons ATGGCTGTGCGTTTGTTTGAGGCACGACATCATGCAGCTTTGTATCAGAAATACAGATTCTCTCCCTCTGAAAATCTCCAAAGTCTCATCTTCTCCTACTTGGAAGAAAAG AAAGTAGACCCCATTCGGCTGGCAGTGGATGTTGGCTGCGGGTCAGGACAAAGCACTCGCGTACTTGCAGCTCATTTTGAGAAGGTGGTTGGAACAGACATCAGTGAAGCTCAAATCGAGGCAGCCAAACAAGCTGCCTCCTTCCCAAATGTTTCTTACCA TGTGTGCCCTGCAGAGGAGCTGCCATTTGAGGATGGTTCCGTGGACTTCATTACTGCTTTTACAGCTGCCCACTGGTTTGATATGCCGAGGTTCATGAAAGAAGTGGATCGAGTTCTCAGGCCACATGGCTGTGTCGCCCTTAGCACCTACACTACAGACTTCAGTATGCACTATAAAGACTGCTCGGAAAGGCTTATGGAAATCCTCACTGAG ACCCGGGACCTGCTTCTTGAATATGCAGATGAAAAAGTAAAACTTGTCTTTGCAGAGTATAAAGAGGTGTTTGAGTCTGTGCCTTTTCAGGACAAGCGGAG AGTTACCCAGATCTTAGACAAAATTCCCATGTCTGTTGCGGGAGTAACTGGGTTTTTCCAGTCCTCCACCATGTATCAAGCCTTTCTGAGGAGCGACCCTGAAACAGCAAAATCCCTCCTCCAAAAAACTGAACAAAG GTTCCTGGACACCATGGGAGTTTGCTCTAATGAAACCCAGGTAGAGATTGGGATAAGGAGTGTTTCTGTTCTAGGCTGCAAGGGGCCATGA